In a genomic window of Feifania hominis:
- the eda gene encoding bifunctional 4-hydroxy-2-oxoglutarate aldolase/2-dehydro-3-deoxy-phosphogluconate aldolase has translation MCSEIEKIRDCGIVPVIALDDAAAAVPVARALLAGGITVAEITFRTAAAEQAIANIAKEVPEMALGAGTVLNCEQAQRALDAGARFLVSPGFNPRVVEFALEQGALIVPGTSGPSEMEQAMSYGLTTVKFFPAEQSGGVGKLRAISAVYPELMVMPTGGIGENNLTEYLALKNVIACGGSWMVKKELIAAGNFAEITRLSAQAVRRALDFRLSRVLLYAGAADGASQVFRETLGLPLEFDSRQADVPGRLEVATLSLGRAGAFLKRKGVAFRTGDRELLLDNPIQGFEVAIFQA, from the coding sequence ATGTGCAGTGAAATAGAGAAAATTCGCGACTGCGGCATCGTTCCGGTAATCGCCCTCGATGACGCGGCTGCGGCCGTGCCGGTGGCGCGGGCGCTTCTCGCCGGGGGAATCACCGTGGCTGAGATTACCTTTCGCACTGCCGCCGCCGAGCAGGCAATTGCCAACATCGCGAAAGAGGTACCCGAAATGGCGCTCGGCGCGGGGACGGTGCTCAACTGCGAGCAGGCGCAGCGCGCGCTCGACGCGGGCGCCCGGTTCCTCGTGAGCCCCGGATTCAACCCGCGGGTGGTGGAGTTCGCGCTCGAACAGGGGGCACTTATTGTCCCGGGCACATCGGGCCCGAGCGAGATGGAACAGGCAATGAGCTACGGACTGACGACGGTGAAGTTTTTCCCCGCCGAGCAGAGCGGTGGTGTCGGAAAGCTCCGGGCGATCTCGGCGGTCTATCCGGAACTCATGGTCATGCCGACCGGAGGCATCGGCGAGAACAACCTCACGGAGTATCTGGCGCTGAAAAACGTCATCGCCTGCGGGGGGAGCTGGATGGTAAAAAAAGAGCTCATCGCCGCCGGAAATTTTGCGGAAATCACACGGCTGTCGGCGCAGGCCGTACGCCGGGCGCTGGACTTCAGGCTGAGCCGCGTGCTTCTGTACGCCGGTGCGGCGGACGGCGCATCACAGGTGTTCCGTGAAACGCTCGGGCTGCCGCTGGAGTTCGACAGCCGGCAGGCGGATGTTCCCGGTCGCCTTGAGGTTGCAACTCTCTCTCTTGGTCGGGCGGGCGCCTTTTTGAAGAGAAAGGGCGTCGCGTTTCGCACGGGGGACAGAGAGCTGCTTCTTGACAACCCGATTCAGGGTTTTGAGGTGGCAATTTTTCAGGCGTAA
- a CDS encoding gluconokinase yields MLVLALESSTSSAKGMLYDSERGIVGVEQMKYDAADCAIGSMDTEGAFRATMKIGRKLAAGREIAAIALGGIWHSIAVCDAALNPVTPTYTWEFAGAAQICADIRCDEAFSQELYRRTGCMPHYCYPRHTLQYLKEQGLDLSDKLFVTQGAYHFYRMTGQFCETVSTQCGTGVVNIHTLDYDEDTLGYLGLRREQFGRLVNYRDVSALSEQAAGMLGLKPGIPVVPAHPDGALNQIGNYANFAGQMTLSVGTSAALRTVADRPTFGSRNQLWCYYGVNSWVSGAAISGACNCLNWFSNTCLGGTHTLAELDAMADGVRETPVFLPFLFGERCPGWQNGARAGFYDLRPEHTLGSLYRAIEMGVLFNLRQCYDAVLGENGEPENIIVSGGITNSAQWTQMLADILGRELRVVSNPDASCAGAVALALHTVGCLEDINGFKADFELSRTVEPNEKMFDYYRQQYDRYLAEYAKMGEEFTVCAVK; encoded by the coding sequence ATGCTGGTTTTGGCGCTTGAATCGAGCACAAGCTCAGCAAAGGGAATGCTGTACGACTCCGAGAGGGGAATTGTTGGGGTCGAACAGATGAAGTATGACGCGGCGGACTGCGCCATCGGTTCTATGGACACCGAGGGCGCCTTTCGCGCAACGATGAAGATCGGCCGCAAGCTGGCGGCAGGCCGGGAGATCGCAGCAATTGCCCTCGGCGGCATCTGGCACAGTATCGCGGTGTGCGACGCCGCGCTCAATCCCGTGACTCCGACTTACACCTGGGAGTTTGCGGGAGCAGCGCAGATCTGCGCCGACATCCGCTGCGACGAAGCATTTTCCCAAGAGCTCTACCGCCGCACAGGGTGCATGCCCCACTACTGCTACCCGCGGCACACACTTCAATATCTCAAGGAGCAGGGCCTTGATTTGAGCGACAAGCTCTTTGTCACACAGGGGGCCTATCACTTCTACCGAATGACTGGACAGTTCTGCGAGACGGTGAGCACGCAGTGTGGAACCGGCGTCGTCAACATCCACACGCTGGACTACGACGAGGATACCCTTGGCTATCTGGGACTGCGCCGTGAGCAGTTCGGCCGGCTTGTGAACTATCGGGACGTGAGTGCCCTGAGCGAACAGGCGGCCGGCATGCTCGGTCTGAAGCCCGGTATCCCTGTGGTTCCCGCCCATCCGGACGGCGCACTCAACCAGATCGGAAACTATGCGAACTTTGCCGGGCAGATGACCCTCTCGGTCGGCACCAGCGCCGCGCTTCGCACCGTGGCAGACCGGCCGACTTTCGGAAGCCGGAATCAGCTCTGGTGCTACTACGGCGTCAACAGCTGGGTCTCTGGTGCAGCCATCTCAGGCGCCTGCAACTGTCTCAACTGGTTTTCCAACACCTGCCTGGGAGGCACACACACTCTCGCGGAGCTCGACGCCATGGCGGATGGGGTGCGTGAGACGCCGGTGTTTTTGCCCTTTCTCTTTGGCGAGCGCTGTCCCGGCTGGCAAAACGGCGCGCGCGCCGGCTTCTATGACTTGCGTCCTGAGCACACGCTCGGCAGTCTCTACCGGGCCATTGAGATGGGTGTGCTATTCAACCTGCGCCAGTGCTATGACGCGGTACTCGGCGAGAACGGAGAGCCCGAAAACATCATTGTCTCAGGGGGTATCACCAATTCCGCCCAGTGGACACAGATGCTCGCCGACATTCTCGGGCGGGAACTTCGGGTGGTATCGAACCCCGATGCCTCCTGCGCGGGCGCAGTGGCACTCGCGCTGCATACGGTGGGGTGCCTTGAGGACATCAACGGTTTCAAAGCCGATTTTGAACTTTCAAGAACCGTGGAGCCGAACGAGAAAATGTTCGACTACTACCGCCAGCAGTACGACAGATACCTTGCGGAATATGCAAAGATGGGAGAGGAGTTCACAGTATGTGCAGTGAAATAG
- a CDS encoding phosphoglycerate dehydrogenase, which translates to MKILVTPRSFARGDDRPLALLHEAGCEVVRNPFGAIMTKEQMCQAIRDCDGVIIGVDPLDREVIEAAPKLKAIAKYGVGVDNIDLDYAEARAIRVSVTRGANSNSVADYTFSLLLAAARGVPMADARCRRHRWERVQGVDVFQKTIGILGLGAIGRGVAARARGFDMRVLAYDLYWDEEYAQKQGITYAPPERIYAEADFITLHLPLTPETEHMVDAAAFESMKPTAVLVNTARGGLVDEAALVAALQSGRIFAAGVDVFCEEPPANPALYELENLVMSAHCAAASPSAAAQMSLFAAQNLLRDLNVRNLVHS; encoded by the coding sequence ATGAAAATTTTAGTGACGCCCCGCTCCTTTGCCAGGGGCGACGACAGGCCGCTTGCGCTTCTGCACGAGGCGGGCTGCGAGGTGGTGCGAAATCCGTTCGGCGCCATCATGACAAAGGAACAGATGTGTCAAGCCATTCGCGACTGCGACGGTGTGATCATCGGGGTGGACCCGCTGGACCGTGAGGTCATCGAGGCGGCCCCAAAGCTCAAGGCCATTGCAAAATACGGCGTCGGGGTGGACAATATCGACCTTGACTACGCCGAGGCGCGCGCGATTCGTGTCTCGGTCACGCGCGGTGCGAACAGCAACTCGGTCGCCGACTATACCTTTTCACTGCTGCTCGCAGCGGCGCGGGGCGTTCCGATGGCTGACGCGCGCTGCCGGCGGCATCGGTGGGAGCGGGTGCAGGGTGTCGACGTCTTTCAAAAGACCATCGGCATTTTGGGCCTTGGCGCCATCGGCAGAGGCGTGGCGGCCCGCGCCAGGGGGTTTGACATGCGGGTGCTCGCCTACGACCTCTATTGGGACGAAGAGTACGCCCAAAAACAGGGCATTACATACGCGCCGCCCGAGCGCATCTACGCCGAGGCGGATTTTATCACGCTGCATCTGCCGCTCACGCCCGAGACCGAGCACATGGTTGACGCAGCGGCGTTTGAGAGCATGAAGCCCACGGCAGTGTTGGTCAACACGGCCCGCGGCGGCCTTGTGGATGAGGCGGCTCTTGTCGCGGCGCTGCAAAGCGGCCGAATTTTTGCCGCCGGTGTTGACGTCTTTTGCGAAGAGCCGCCGGCGAACCCGGCGCTCTATGAACTGGAAAATCTTGTGATGAGCGCGCACTGCGCGGCAGCCTCTCCGAGTGCCGCCGCACAGATGAGCCTCTTCGCCGCGCAGAACCTGCTCAGAGACCTGAATGTTCGCAATCTAGTACACAGTTGA
- a CDS encoding alpha/beta hydrolase, translating into MAFLQLKTFSKTLRKKTDIQVILPTPLAGEIMDGAMSSQFERSKMSGHGLDYYSEELRCPVLYLLHGGYGDDGDWMRFSRIESYAQNYNLCVVMADAENSCYRNMPRGGPQYYDYFTKELPEMIRWMFPVSTRREDTFVVGLSMGGAGAFKLGMSKPEMYGYVASLSGGFGHGLTMAREGGPSALAFAPDERTEGTLDDPLWLSAQLVEKGVDYPKYYMCCGTEDFVYPGNVELKEHLDRIGFHYIYHEQPGVHNWDFWDDEIQRILEWLPLQHR; encoded by the coding sequence ATGGCGTTTTTGCAGCTCAAGACTTTCTCAAAGACCCTGCGAAAGAAGACTGACATCCAGGTCATTCTGCCGACGCCTCTCGCGGGCGAGATCATGGATGGGGCGATGTCGTCCCAGTTTGAGCGCTCGAAGATGAGCGGTCACGGGCTCGACTACTATTCGGAGGAACTGCGCTGCCCGGTGCTCTACCTGCTACACGGCGGCTACGGCGACGACGGCGACTGGATGCGCTTTTCGCGCATCGAGAGCTATGCGCAGAATTACAACCTCTGTGTGGTCATGGCGGACGCCGAGAACAGCTGCTATCGCAATATGCCGCGCGGCGGCCCGCAGTACTACGACTACTTCACCAAAGAGCTCCCCGAGATGATCCGGTGGATGTTCCCGGTCTCAACCCGGCGGGAGGACACCTTTGTCGTCGGTCTTTCAATGGGCGGCGCGGGAGCATTCAAGCTCGGCATGAGCAAGCCTGAGATGTACGGCTATGTCGCAAGTCTTTCGGGCGGCTTTGGCCACGGGCTGACCATGGCCCGCGAAGGTGGCCCGAGTGCGCTTGCCTTTGCGCCCGACGAGAGAACCGAGGGCACTCTTGACGACCCGCTCTGGCTCTCTGCGCAGTTGGTCGAAAAGGGAGTCGACTATCCAAAGTACTACATGTGCTGCGGCACGGAGGACTTCGTCTACCCGGGCAACGTCGAGCTCAAAGAGCATCTTGACCGCATCGGATTTCACTACATCTACCACGAGCAGCCCGGCGTCCACAACTGGGACTTCTGGGACGACGAGATTCAGCGTATCCTCGAGTGGCTGCCGCTTCAACACCGCTGA